A genomic stretch from Shewanella sediminis HAW-EB3 includes:
- the acsA gene encoding acetate--CoA ligase, whose product MTETIDKPPHRQVTSNLTDYHKCYTSFSAEPPSAVSDLSHRETINIAYEAIDRHLNTEIEGKLALRWLSKQDEIVDFSYRELAEQSSRFASALHRLGFERGARIFSLAGRLPLLYISALGTLKSGCVFTPLFSAFGPEPIRSRMEIGEANVLITTMSLYRKKVAPWWRELSHLKAILLIDGSGELDEGCYALPELLSQGDPQYPCVNTQKDEMALLHFTSGTTGKPKGVMHVHQAVEEHKLSAYYALDLHPSDIYWCTADPGWVTGTSYGIVAPLCMGATMIVDEAEFEVERWYRILQEQHITVWYTAPTAIRMLMRAGSEVRQGYDLSALRFIASVGEPLNPEAVIWGQKTLGLPFHDNWWQTETGAIMIANYASQPIKPGSMGLPLPGITAGIVKRNEQGDVEQVQQPMEIGELALKQGWPSMFRGYLHQSERYERCFNNGWYLSGDLAMRDEQGYYWFVGRVDDLIKSSGHLIGPFEVESALMEHSSVAEVGVIGIPDELTGEMVKAYVALKPDVEQTEQTLQALQKELKGFARKRLGAAVAPKEIVFRQNLPKTRSGKIMRRLLKARELGLPEGDISTLESDEQ is encoded by the coding sequence ATGACTGAAACCATTGATAAACCACCTCACCGGCAAGTGACGTCAAACTTGACCGATTACCATAAGTGCTACACCTCCTTTTCTGCAGAGCCTCCTTCTGCTGTATCTGACTTATCTCATAGAGAAACAATAAATATCGCTTATGAAGCGATCGATCGTCATCTCAATACCGAGATTGAAGGTAAATTAGCCCTGCGTTGGCTAAGTAAACAAGATGAAATCGTGGATTTCAGCTATCGGGAACTAGCCGAACAAAGCAGTCGCTTTGCCAGTGCGCTTCATCGTCTGGGGTTTGAACGGGGAGCCCGCATCTTCAGCTTAGCGGGTCGTCTGCCGCTGCTCTATATCTCGGCTCTGGGTACATTAAAGTCGGGCTGTGTGTTTACCCCCTTGTTTTCGGCCTTCGGGCCAGAACCTATCCGTTCGCGAATGGAGATCGGTGAAGCAAATGTGCTGATCACAACCATGAGTCTCTATCGAAAAAAGGTTGCACCATGGTGGCGGGAGTTATCACACCTTAAGGCTATTTTATTGATAGATGGCAGTGGTGAGCTGGACGAGGGCTGTTATGCATTACCTGAGTTACTGAGTCAGGGGGACCCGCAATATCCCTGTGTTAATACCCAGAAAGATGAGATGGCACTGTTGCATTTTACCAGTGGTACCACGGGGAAGCCCAAAGGTGTCATGCATGTTCATCAGGCCGTAGAGGAGCATAAGCTATCGGCTTATTACGCACTCGATCTTCACCCATCGGATATCTATTGGTGCACCGCCGATCCCGGTTGGGTGACAGGTACCTCCTACGGCATTGTCGCTCCATTATGCATGGGGGCGACGATGATCGTCGATGAGGCTGAGTTTGAAGTGGAGCGCTGGTATCGGATCTTGCAGGAACAGCACATAACGGTCTGGTATACCGCACCTACAGCCATTCGAATGTTGATGAGGGCGGGGAGTGAAGTTAGACAGGGATATGATCTCTCGGCATTACGTTTTATTGCAAGTGTCGGTGAACCCCTGAACCCTGAAGCGGTTATATGGGGGCAGAAAACCTTAGGACTTCCGTTCCACGATAACTGGTGGCAGACCGAAACGGGAGCGATCATGATTGCCAATTATGCGAGTCAGCCAATCAAACCCGGTTCAATGGGCCTGCCTCTGCCCGGGATCACAGCCGGAATCGTTAAACGAAATGAGCAAGGTGATGTTGAACAGGTGCAGCAGCCGATGGAGATCGGTGAGCTGGCGTTAAAACAGGGCTGGCCATCGATGTTTCGCGGTTACCTGCACCAGAGTGAAAGGTATGAGCGCTGTTTTAATAATGGCTGGTACCTGAGTGGCGATCTGGCCATGCGTGATGAACAGGGCTATTACTGGTTTGTTGGTCGCGTCGATGACTTGATCAAATCATCGGGCCACCTGATCGGTCCCTTTGAAGTCGAAAGTGCACTAATGGAACATAGCAGTGTGGCCGAAGTGGGGGTCATCGGCATTCCGGACGAGCTTACCGGTGAGATGGTTAAAGCCTATGTGGCATTGAAACCGGACGTAGAACAGACTGAGCAGACATTACAGGCGCTACAAAAAGAGCTAAAAGGGTTCGCCCGTAAACGCTTAGGTGCCGCCGTCGCACCAAAAGAGATCGTATTTCGTCAGAACCTGCCCAAAACCCGTAGCGGAAAAATCATGCGTCGTCTGTTAAAGGCGCGAGAGCTTGGGCTACCGGAAGGTGATATTTCAACCTTGGAGAGTGATGAGCAATGA
- a CDS encoding alpha-ketoacid dehydrogenase subunit beta yields the protein MNAQTLTYREALRAGIEQALEDDERVFLMGEDVGRYGGCYAVSKGLFDYYGEQRIIDTPLCESGFVGVGIGTALGGLRPIVEVMTVNFSLLAMDQIVNSAATLRHMSGGQFNIPVVIRMACGAGRQLAAQHSHSWENFYAHIPGLKVLSPGTHTDARHMLGQALKDPDPVIIFEHVMLLNESGEVSEAPEADMESALVRRQGEDVTLITYGGCLHKALAAADELAKINISAEVVDLRCLRPLDTDTFLGSVEKTHRAIIIDEGWKTCGLAGEISAIIMEQGFWMLDAPVKRICTAEVPIPYPSHLEQAALPQVEQIVEMAQAIMDGR from the coding sequence ATGAATGCTCAAACCTTAACATACAGAGAAGCATTACGTGCGGGAATAGAGCAGGCCCTGGAAGATGATGAGCGCGTGTTCCTGATGGGGGAGGATGTGGGTCGCTACGGTGGCTGCTATGCGGTGAGCAAGGGGTTGTTTGATTACTATGGCGAGCAGAGAATTATCGATACACCTCTGTGTGAATCCGGATTTGTAGGTGTTGGAATTGGTACCGCACTTGGAGGGCTACGGCCTATCGTAGAGGTGATGACGGTTAATTTCAGCCTGTTGGCGATGGATCAAATCGTTAATAGTGCAGCCACATTACGGCATATGTCGGGAGGTCAGTTTAATATCCCGGTAGTGATCCGCATGGCCTGCGGCGCAGGGCGTCAATTGGCCGCCCAACACTCTCATAGCTGGGAGAATTTTTACGCACATATTCCGGGGCTAAAAGTCTTGAGCCCTGGGACTCACACCGATGCCAGGCATATGTTGGGACAGGCATTGAAAGATCCCGATCCCGTGATTATCTTCGAGCATGTCATGTTATTGAATGAGAGCGGAGAGGTCTCTGAAGCACCTGAAGCCGATATGGAAAGCGCCCTGGTACGTAGACAAGGAGAAGATGTCACTCTTATCACCTATGGGGGCTGCCTGCACAAGGCCCTGGCTGCGGCAGATGAGCTTGCCAAGATAAACATTAGTGCTGAGGTCGTGGATCTGCGCTGCCTGCGTCCACTGGACACGGATACATTCCTGGGCAGTGTTGAGAAGACCCATCGTGCCATCATTATTGACGAAGGCTGGAAAACCTGTGGTCTGGCCGGAGAGATCAGTGCCATCATCATGGAGCAAGGTTTCTGGATGCTGGATGCCCCCGTTAAACGAATCTGCACGGCCGAAGTGCCGATCCCCTATCCGAGCCACCTGGAGCAGGCGGCGTTGCCTCAGGTAGAACAGATAGTAGAAATGGCTCAAGCCATAATGGATGGGCGCTGA
- the pdhA gene encoding pyruvate dehydrogenase (acetyl-transferring) E1 component subunit alpha, with translation MNQKLRIDRVHLINQLRQMLRIRRFEEKCTQLYAEEKIRGFLHLYIGEEAIAVGVMSVLKPEDQIVATYREHGHALARGLSMGSILAEMFGRINGCSRGRGGSMHLFDKQMNFYGGNAIVAGGLPLAAGLAMANKKQHRDAVTVCFFGEGAVAEGEFHEAMNLAVLWKLPVLFVCENNGYAMGTALSLSESETNLARKASGYGMASSQVDGMNVVDVESATSSALELIKTTSQPYFLECKTYRFRGHSSFDGQLYREKEEIRQWEEKGPVIRLQNWLKENNHFNEEELDELESEIKAEIEAAIEFAEGGAWEDTRDLCKDVYSPTQEGEPG, from the coding sequence ATGAATCAAAAATTACGTATAGATAGAGTACATCTGATTAATCAGTTAAGGCAGATGCTGCGTATTCGTCGCTTCGAGGAGAAGTGTACACAGCTCTATGCCGAGGAGAAGATACGTGGTTTCTTACATCTGTACATAGGTGAAGAGGCCATCGCGGTTGGGGTGATGTCGGTGTTGAAACCGGAAGATCAGATAGTGGCAACTTATAGAGAGCATGGTCATGCACTGGCTCGCGGTTTATCGATGGGCAGTATATTGGCCGAGATGTTCGGTCGAATCAACGGTTGCAGCAGGGGCCGTGGGGGCTCGATGCACCTGTTCGATAAGCAAATGAATTTTTATGGCGGTAATGCCATCGTAGCCGGCGGTTTACCCTTAGCCGCCGGGTTGGCCATGGCCAATAAAAAGCAACATAGAGACGCAGTGACTGTCTGTTTCTTCGGTGAGGGCGCCGTAGCCGAGGGAGAGTTTCATGAAGCGATGAACCTTGCCGTCTTATGGAAACTTCCCGTTTTGTTTGTGTGTGAAAATAATGGTTACGCCATGGGGACGGCCTTGTCTTTGTCTGAGTCTGAAACCAACCTGGCCAGGAAGGCGTCCGGTTATGGCATGGCTTCCTCTCAAGTCGATGGTATGAATGTCGTCGATGTTGAATCGGCAACGTCATCTGCGCTGGAGCTGATAAAGACAACCTCTCAGCCCTATTTTCTGGAGTGTAAAACCTATCGCTTCCGCGGTCACTCCAGTTTCGATGGACAACTCTATCGTGAAAAAGAGGAGATCCGTCAGTGGGAGGAGAAGGGGCCTGTGATCAGGTTGCAAAACTGGTTAAAAGAAAATAATCACTTCAATGAAGAGGAGCTCGATGAGCTGGAGTCGGAGATAAAGGCCGAAATAGAGGCCGCCATCGAATTTGCCGAAGGGGGCGCCTGGGAGGATACCAGAGATCTCTGCAAAGATGTCTATAGCCCAACTCAAGAAGGAGAGCCGGGATGA
- a CDS encoding acyl carrier protein has protein sequence MKNHEIKAVLLKAIQEIAPEIELEDIDLEEDLRDACDLDSMDFLNYLIEIKKLTGVKITERDYPNVNTFKKMLAHLEQNIA, from the coding sequence ATGAAAAATCATGAGATAAAAGCTGTTTTACTAAAGGCCATACAGGAGATAGCCCCGGAGATAGAGCTTGAGGATATTGATCTTGAGGAAGATCTCCGTGATGCATGTGATTTAGATTCTATGGACTTTTTGAATTACCTGATCGAAATAAAAAAATTAACAGGGGTGAAAATAACAGAGAGAGACTACCCAAACGTAAATACCTTCAAGAAAATGCTGGCTCACCTGGAGCAAAATATAGCGTGA
- a CDS encoding GGDEF domain-containing protein, with amino-acid sequence MNMDSSLDSDLITYLSGNNPMLQCLIDTLPVPIFYKDKVGIYLGCNRAFEDFIKIERSQLIGNNVFQLFDRELAEIYHSADQALFDNPGIQNYEGMVRSTQGDERYVKFHKTSFEDNNNEVAGLIGIIFDITAQKQLESKLTEQATYDSLTGLYNRREGLNRVGELYELTRRNKMPLAVLMLDVDHFKRVNDQYGHQVGDQALHFIANTLRQTSRKSDVLVRYGGEEFLIFLPNVAEGDAITFAERYRTALAKKAMRLSKSQRLHLTVSIGISCYRQQTLTDLIHEADIALYEAKSRDRNTVCSY; translated from the coding sequence ATGAATATGGATAGTTCGTTAGACTCTGATCTCATCACCTATCTGTCAGGCAATAACCCTATGTTGCAATGTCTGATAGATACGCTACCTGTGCCTATTTTTTATAAGGATAAAGTTGGGATCTATCTTGGGTGTAATCGTGCCTTCGAAGATTTTATCAAGATCGAGCGTAGTCAGCTTATCGGGAATAATGTGTTTCAACTCTTCGACCGAGAACTGGCCGAGATCTATCATAGTGCCGATCAAGCCCTGTTCGATAACCCCGGAATACAGAATTATGAAGGTATGGTGCGTTCAACCCAAGGGGATGAACGCTATGTAAAATTTCATAAAACCAGCTTTGAAGATAACAATAATGAGGTTGCGGGTCTCATTGGGATCATCTTCGATATTACGGCTCAGAAACAACTAGAAAGTAAGCTGACTGAACAGGCCACTTATGACTCTCTCACCGGTTTGTACAATCGCCGGGAAGGACTCAATCGGGTGGGGGAATTATATGAGTTAACCCGGCGCAATAAGATGCCCTTAGCCGTATTAATGCTGGATGTGGATCATTTTAAACGAGTCAATGATCAATACGGCCATCAGGTAGGCGACCAGGCCCTTCACTTTATTGCCAATACCTTGCGACAAACCAGCCGTAAGTCAGATGTTCTGGTCCGTTATGGCGGCGAGGAGTTTCTTATATTTCTCCCCAACGTTGCCGAAGGTGATGCCATAACGTTCGCAGAGCGCTATAGAACGGCGCTGGCCAAAAAAGCGATGAGGCTGAGTAAAAGTCAGCGACTACACCTGACCGTGAGTATTGGTATCTCATGTTACAGACAGCAAACATTAACCGACCTTATTCATGAGGCGGATATAGCCCTCTATGAAGCTAAGAGTCGTGATAGGAATACTGTCTGTAGTTATTGA
- a CDS encoding Lon protease family protein, which translates to MKTFPLVSPLSSDQLYRTSELSDLAPEFKSTKNLSPINEIVGQERAQQAVEFAMSMKDKGYNIYAIGRNGLGKRTMVLRYLNRHEPNGNGHTLYDWCYVINFDEARTPKVLKLPAGTGMELKKDIEKLMLRLVKALPLAFDNEMYYSRAEKLKGLLAQKQESALLGLTNEAKESSISLTITPQGSYELVAMNGEEPYTEESFAQLPKKNQDKLETAITSLESKLRVIVRKFTVWEEEYSEKQLKHDEQVAQDVLAHLTDKLKDKYSSLPAVKSYLSGMHKDVIDNLDLFLEENEEQLALSYASLDKKMPRRYQINVLVGQDTEKMPIHIEETPNYHSIFGYIENATFKGTIFSDFSLIRPGSLHKANGGVLMIDAIKVLEQPYVWDGLKRALRSRKLSLSSLEREVTLSGTISLDPEAIPLDIKIILLGDYQTYQLLQHYDPEFSELFRVTADFEDVMPRTQKSEAQYAQFISSIIHGNKMLHCDRGAIKRIIEFSSRQADDQNKLSLHSADIANLLRESNYCARAVKANMIRASHVDQALHNHELRVCRLKDNVMQSFVNGTTLISTQAHAIGQVNALSVIATSDHQFGAPNRITATTAYGEGKVFDIERKVELGGSLHSKGVMILSAYLASILGKTAKIPLTTHLTFEQSYGGVDGDSASMAELCAMASAFSQQPIRQDIAITGSMNQFGEAQPIGGVNEKIEGFFDVCAIKGRKATQGVIIPQSNVQNLMLRKDVVEAVKKGKFNIWAIEHVTQAIELLTGIPSGMNVKGSGKKASYPDNSIFGMAQARLEKLREKHSRVRKGE; encoded by the coding sequence ATGAAAACATTTCCTCTTGTCTCCCCTCTTAGTAGTGACCAGCTCTACCGAACATCTGAACTTTCGGATCTCGCTCCTGAATTCAAATCCACCAAAAACTTAAGCCCTATCAATGAAATAGTGGGTCAGGAACGCGCTCAACAAGCGGTTGAGTTTGCGATGTCCATGAAGGATAAAGGCTACAATATCTATGCTATCGGACGTAATGGCTTAGGCAAGCGCACTATGGTACTGCGCTACCTCAACCGCCACGAACCAAATGGTAATGGGCATACCTTATATGACTGGTGTTATGTCATTAATTTCGACGAGGCCCGTACGCCTAAAGTGCTGAAACTGCCCGCAGGCACTGGAATGGAGCTAAAAAAAGACATAGAGAAGCTCATGTTACGTTTAGTCAAAGCCCTGCCGCTCGCTTTTGACAACGAAATGTACTACTCCCGCGCCGAAAAACTCAAGGGGTTACTCGCCCAGAAACAGGAGTCCGCTTTGCTGGGGCTCACCAATGAGGCAAAAGAGTCCAGTATCAGCCTGACTATTACCCCGCAGGGTAGCTATGAACTGGTCGCCATGAATGGTGAGGAACCCTATACAGAAGAATCCTTCGCTCAGCTGCCTAAGAAGAATCAAGATAAGTTAGAGACGGCCATTACCTCACTGGAGTCGAAGCTCAGGGTTATCGTCAGGAAGTTTACGGTTTGGGAAGAGGAGTATTCCGAAAAGCAGCTCAAGCATGATGAGCAGGTCGCTCAAGATGTATTGGCTCACCTCACCGATAAGTTAAAAGATAAATACAGTAGCTTACCCGCAGTGAAAAGCTATCTGTCTGGCATGCACAAAGATGTTATTGATAATTTAGACCTTTTCCTTGAAGAGAACGAGGAGCAATTGGCACTCTCCTACGCCTCACTCGACAAGAAGATGCCAAGACGTTATCAGATCAATGTATTAGTAGGCCAAGATACTGAGAAGATGCCGATCCACATTGAGGAGACGCCTAACTATCACTCTATTTTTGGCTACATAGAGAATGCGACCTTCAAAGGCACCATCTTTTCTGACTTCTCACTCATCAGACCCGGAAGCCTGCATAAAGCCAATGGCGGCGTGCTAATGATCGACGCGATTAAGGTACTCGAACAACCCTACGTTTGGGATGGGCTTAAACGCGCATTAAGATCGAGAAAACTCAGCCTGAGCTCACTCGAACGTGAAGTCACCTTATCAGGGACTATCTCATTGGATCCTGAGGCTATCCCTTTAGATATCAAGATTATCTTGCTTGGCGATTATCAGACCTATCAGCTTCTACAACACTACGACCCTGAGTTCAGTGAGCTATTCAGGGTTACCGCAGACTTCGAAGACGTCATGCCACGCACACAAAAATCAGAAGCACAATACGCACAATTTATCTCGAGTATTATTCACGGTAATAAGATGCTTCATTGCGACCGTGGTGCGATAAAGCGCATTATAGAATTCAGCTCCCGACAGGCCGATGATCAAAACAAACTGTCTCTGCATTCCGCCGATATTGCCAATCTGCTTCGAGAGTCTAACTATTGCGCTCGTGCGGTTAAGGCCAATATGATCCGCGCCAGCCATGTGGATCAGGCACTGCATAATCATGAGCTCAGGGTATGCCGTCTCAAAGACAATGTGATGCAGAGTTTTGTCAATGGTACCACCTTGATAAGTACTCAGGCCCATGCCATCGGGCAGGTCAACGCCCTGTCTGTAATTGCGACTTCAGATCACCAATTTGGCGCGCCTAACCGGATAACCGCAACCACGGCATATGGCGAGGGTAAGGTGTTCGATATCGAACGAAAGGTCGAACTCGGTGGCAGTTTACATTCCAAGGGGGTGATGATCCTCTCGGCTTATCTGGCCTCTATCTTAGGCAAAACGGCTAAGATCCCCCTGACGACTCACCTCACTTTCGAGCAGTCCTACGGCGGCGTCGATGGTGATAGCGCTTCGATGGCGGAACTGTGTGCCATGGCGTCGGCGTTCTCTCAACAGCCCATCAGACAAGATATCGCTATTACAGGCTCAATGAACCAATTTGGCGAGGCTCAACCTATCGGCGGCGTCAATGAAAAAATCGAAGGCTTCTTCGATGTTTGTGCCATCAAAGGACGCAAGGCGACTCAGGGGGTGATTATTCCTCAATCTAATGTCCAAAATCTGATGCTTCGTAAAGATGTCGTCGAAGCGGTTAAGAAAGGCAAGTTTAATATTTGGGCAATCGAGCATGTCACCCAGGCCATAGAACTTCTGACCGGTATCCCTTCAGGAATGAATGTCAAAGGCAGCGGTAAAAAAGCGTCATATCCCGATAACTCTATCTTCGGTATGGCTCAAGCCCGATTGGAAAAATTGAGAGAGAAGCACTCACGGGTGAGAAAAGGAGAATAA
- a CDS encoding universal stress protein yields the protein MNKCLYLVGVDGSEWGDRATERAVHLAKQTGAQVKLVYVLSWPAVQPMMVEEVAPPIILDQDEEEKQVTKNVLEPLKRKYSGADVPITTELVWGDPALVLHDCAKEERANMLFVGRRGRSRFADLILGSVANKLAHCIGIPLVLVP from the coding sequence ATGAATAAATGTCTATATCTTGTGGGTGTGGATGGTAGCGAGTGGGGCGATAGGGCAACGGAGCGAGCCGTGCATTTAGCTAAGCAAACCGGCGCACAGGTAAAGCTGGTTTATGTCCTGAGTTGGCCGGCAGTACAACCTATGATGGTAGAAGAGGTGGCTCCACCCATTATTTTAGACCAAGACGAAGAGGAAAAGCAGGTCACAAAGAATGTACTCGAGCCACTCAAACGAAAATACAGTGGAGCAGATGTACCGATAACGACGGAGTTGGTATGGGGCGATCCTGCACTGGTGCTGCATGATTGCGCAAAGGAGGAGCGCGCCAATATGCTCTTTGTCGGTCGTCGAGGTCGTTCTCGTTTCGCCGACCTGATCCTTGGGAGTGTGGCCAATAAATTAGCGCACTGTATCGGTATTCCGCTGGTATTAGTCCCTTAA
- a CDS encoding dihydrolipoamide acetyltransferase family protein, with protein MDRENDQVKEIVMPSLGADMTEGMLVEWLVKRGDPVKRGDIIAVIETQKGAIDMEVYHTGVISEILHQPVVTLPVGTVMARVETQASDREVAATIAPQIDTVAPQIDTAADRVAAIASPIVRKIAMGKSLDLTAIKGSGPKGAILLRDLPENTEEIRASTSDRKQSSGITKSMRAAIAAAMSKSKNEIPHFYQSLDIELGNAQEWLKKTNEDRAPEQHILLLALLLKAVAKTLTKYPDLNGFYQENQFVHAKEIHIGNVISIRQGGLVVPAIHHVDKLSVDETMQAIRDISARGRNGHLRSSELTDATITITNMGERGTDTVFAVIYPPQVAIIGFGKIRETLQLVDAILVSRDVMSVCLSADHRVIDGMLGAKFLNALSKQLQKPELL; from the coding sequence ATGGACAGAGAAAACGATCAGGTGAAAGAGATAGTTATGCCCTCCCTGGGGGCCGATATGACAGAGGGGATGCTGGTTGAATGGCTGGTTAAGCGCGGAGACCCGGTAAAGCGAGGCGATATTATCGCAGTCATCGAAACACAGAAAGGTGCGATCGATATGGAGGTGTACCACACCGGCGTCATCAGTGAAATATTACACCAACCTGTCGTTACGCTGCCTGTCGGGACGGTTATGGCGAGAGTTGAAACTCAAGCCAGTGACAGGGAGGTTGCAGCGACAATAGCTCCGCAGATTGATACAGTCGCTCCACAGATAGATACAGCAGCGGACCGCGTTGCAGCAATAGCCTCACCAATCGTTCGTAAAATTGCAATGGGGAAGAGTCTCGATTTGACAGCCATTAAGGGCAGTGGACCCAAGGGGGCCATTTTATTGAGGGACTTGCCGGAAAACACTGAGGAGATACGGGCTAGCACATCAGACCGTAAGCAGAGCAGTGGTATAACTAAGAGCATGCGCGCAGCCATCGCCGCCGCGATGAGCAAATCAAAAAACGAGATCCCCCATTTTTATCAAAGCTTAGATATCGAACTGGGCAATGCACAGGAGTGGCTAAAGAAAACCAATGAAGATAGAGCACCTGAGCAGCATATATTACTTTTGGCCCTGTTATTAAAAGCCGTGGCTAAGACACTGACGAAATACCCGGATTTAAATGGCTTTTATCAAGAGAATCAATTTGTACATGCAAAAGAGATCCATATAGGTAACGTGATCAGCATACGTCAGGGGGGATTAGTCGTTCCGGCGATCCATCATGTCGATAAACTCTCGGTTGATGAAACCATGCAGGCCATCCGCGACATATCCGCAAGGGGCCGTAACGGGCACCTGCGTAGCTCTGAGTTAACCGATGCGACCATTACCATAACGAATATGGGTGAACGTGGAACCGATACCGTATTTGCTGTTATCTATCCTCCACAAGTGGCCATTATTGGTTTTGGCAAGATAAGAGAGACACTGCAACTTGTCGACGCTATTCTTGTAAGCCGCGATGTAATGAGTGTGTGTCTGAGTGCCGATCATCGGGTTATCGATGGCATGTTAGGGGCAAAATTCCTTAATGCTTTGTCAAAACAACTGCAGAAGCCGGAGCTGTTATGA
- a CDS encoding SDR family NAD(P)-dependent oxidoreductase, with translation MIVITGASSGLGAALAKLYSEEGAELLISGRNEQRLREVSDPLSDKVQSKTANLSRADDIKALFDTCLHTPKSIIHCAGSGYFGALEDQEPDAINALIENNVTSAIMLLREAVKRYKEQAVTVVIVMSTAALAAKAGESTYCAAKWAVRGLVESVRLELKGSPMKLIAVYPGGMATEFWPSSGKSLDTSGFMSADEAATMLKQALVGTEHGYVSDITIARG, from the coding sequence ATGATTGTCATTACCGGTGCCAGTAGCGGACTAGGGGCTGCCCTGGCTAAGCTGTACAGCGAAGAGGGGGCCGAGCTGTTAATCTCTGGCCGTAACGAACAACGTTTGCGTGAAGTCTCAGATCCTTTAAGTGATAAAGTCCAGTCTAAGACGGCGAACCTGAGTCGTGCCGACGATATAAAAGCCCTGTTTGATACCTGCCTACACACGCCGAAATCCATCATTCACTGCGCCGGTAGCGGTTATTTTGGTGCCCTGGAAGATCAAGAACCCGATGCTATTAACGCTTTGATAGAAAACAATGTAACGTCGGCAATCATGCTTTTACGTGAAGCGGTGAAGCGCTACAAAGAGCAGGCTGTGACGGTTGTGATTGTTATGTCGACGGCGGCTCTGGCGGCTAAGGCGGGTGAGTCGACCTACTGTGCGGCTAAATGGGCGGTACGGGGATTGGTTGAATCTGTACGCCTGGAGCTCAAAGGAAGCCCCATGAAGCTAATTGCGGTTTACCCCGGGGGAATGGCAACGGAATTTTGGCCCTCGAGTGGAAAGTCATTAGATACATCCGGCTTTATGAGCGCAGATGAAGCGGCGACCATGCTTAAGCAAGCGCTGGTTGGAACCGAGCATGGCTATGTGTCTGATATTACGATTGCCCGGGGTTAA
- a CDS encoding class I SAM-dependent methyltransferase, which translates to MTLFEIAILLVALFLAMTIVWTTIRVGISPMPSSTKAYRAMIKLTEHTGDGPIYDLGSGWGSLVIRMATKFPKRQVVGYELSLLPYLVSLSVKRLMRLDNLNLYRQDFMKADLSGASVLLCYLYPDGMSKLDLLIDTQSKKDLCTSTSSLSKVNSKHLFSDTPHFHCGCNPDFVISNNFALPSRKAEKEVRLDDLYRSPIFRYKLDQSVNRIS; encoded by the coding sequence ATGACTCTGTTTGAAATTGCCATATTGCTAGTCGCTCTTTTTTTGGCGATGACGATAGTTTGGACCACTATACGTGTCGGGATCTCGCCGATGCCCAGTTCGACAAAAGCGTATAGAGCCATGATCAAACTAACCGAACACACAGGCGATGGCCCCATTTATGATCTTGGTTCGGGCTGGGGAAGCTTAGTCATCCGTATGGCGACCAAATTTCCTAAGCGTCAGGTTGTCGGCTACGAACTCTCTCTGTTACCTTATCTGGTGAGTTTATCGGTTAAGCGGCTAATGAGGTTAGATAACTTGAATCTGTATCGGCAAGATTTTATGAAGGCCGATCTATCCGGGGCATCGGTGCTGCTTTGCTACCTTTATCCTGATGGCATGTCAAAGTTAGATCTCCTTATCGATACACAATCGAAAAAAGATTTATGTACATCAACGTCCAGTCTCAGTAAGGTCAACTCCAAGCATTTATTTAGTGACACTCCCCATTTTCACTGTGGATGTAACCCCGACTTTGTCATCAGTAATAACTTCGCGCTTCCATCTCGAAAGGCCGAAAAAGAGGTCCGTTTAGACGACCTTTATCGCTCGCCCATTTTTCGCTATAAATTGGACCAATCTGTTAACCGCATAAGTTAA